The proteins below come from a single Arthrobacter sp. B1I2 genomic window:
- a CDS encoding pyridoxal phosphate-dependent decarboxylase family protein, with the protein MTRRDQPNQRSEQPVDHPRADRRLPETIPDQDFAGRVELALAAGNHLFNPRNSARYVAQVLQGVTAVATKVERTTAPFTGITPSEIQARVAAVDLDTPLPDTATALQELEDVYLRDAVYFHSPKYAAHLNCPVVIPALVGEAVLSAVNSSLDTWDQSAGATMIERRLVDWTAERLQLGDAADGVFTSGGSQSNLQALLIARNHAVAALRQDPARNGLRLPALLDSLRIFSSADSHFSVQKSASMLGLGFDAVITVPCTADHRMDPAALATAMAEAHDGGLIPMAVVGTAGTTDFGAVDPLAELAALSRAHGAWFHVDAAYGGGLMLSGRYRHLLDGISLADSVTVDFHKTFFQPVSSSALLVRESAMLRHITYYADYLNPESAALADIPNQVDKSIQTTRRFDALKLWLTLRIMGADAIGALFDEAIDLAGRVGALLDSDDDFELAAPPQLSTLVFRYRPRTEGGARLSEDGADALNPAIRAAVFASGEAVVAGTRVGGRHYLKFTLLNAEATLGDIAGIINLLRRTGAGLLRNGAVRNGAGA; encoded by the coding sequence ATGACCCGCCGCGACCAGCCCAACCAGCGATCGGAGCAGCCTGTGGACCATCCACGGGCTGACCGGAGACTGCCGGAAACCATTCCGGACCAGGACTTCGCTGGCCGCGTCGAACTTGCGCTGGCGGCGGGGAACCATCTTTTCAACCCCCGCAATTCAGCCCGGTACGTGGCGCAGGTGCTGCAGGGCGTCACTGCGGTGGCCACCAAAGTTGAACGCACCACCGCACCGTTTACCGGCATCACCCCGTCCGAGATACAGGCGCGGGTTGCCGCGGTGGACCTGGACACCCCACTGCCGGACACTGCCACCGCCCTCCAGGAACTTGAGGACGTCTACCTGCGGGACGCCGTCTACTTCCACAGCCCCAAGTACGCGGCCCACCTGAACTGCCCAGTGGTGATCCCGGCCCTGGTGGGCGAGGCCGTCCTCTCCGCCGTGAATTCCTCCCTGGACACCTGGGACCAAAGCGCCGGTGCCACCATGATCGAACGGCGCCTGGTGGACTGGACCGCGGAGAGGCTCCAGCTGGGGGACGCCGCGGACGGCGTTTTCACTTCCGGCGGCAGCCAGTCCAACCTGCAGGCACTGCTGATCGCCCGCAACCATGCCGTGGCAGCCCTCCGGCAGGACCCGGCCCGCAATGGCCTCCGGCTGCCGGCGCTGCTGGACTCCCTGCGGATCTTCAGCTCGGCGGACAGCCACTTCAGTGTCCAAAAATCCGCATCCATGCTGGGCTTGGGCTTCGATGCCGTGATCACTGTTCCCTGCACGGCGGACCACCGGATGGATCCCGCGGCCCTCGCTACGGCCATGGCGGAAGCGCACGACGGCGGCCTGATACCAATGGCGGTGGTGGGAACCGCCGGGACCACCGATTTCGGCGCGGTGGACCCGCTCGCAGAGCTCGCAGCCCTGTCACGCGCCCATGGTGCCTGGTTCCACGTTGACGCCGCATACGGCGGTGGCCTGATGCTTTCCGGCCGGTACCGGCACCTGCTGGACGGCATCTCCCTGGCCGACTCCGTTACCGTCGACTTCCACAAGACCTTCTTCCAGCCCGTCAGTTCCAGCGCCCTGCTGGTTCGCGAATCCGCGATGCTGCGGCACATCACCTATTACGCGGACTACCTCAATCCGGAAAGTGCGGCCCTGGCCGACATTCCCAACCAGGTGGACAAAAGCATCCAGACCACCCGCCGCTTCGACGCCCTGAAGCTCTGGCTCACCCTGCGGATCATGGGAGCGGACGCCATCGGCGCGCTGTTCGACGAAGCGATTGACCTCGCCGGGCGGGTGGGCGCACTCCTTGACAGCGACGATGACTTCGAGCTCGCGGCCCCGCCGCAGCTGAGCACCCTGGTGTTCCGGTACCGGCCACGGACGGAAGGCGGCGCCCGGTTGTCCGAGGACGGGGCAGACGCACTGAACCCGGCCATCCGTGCGGCAGTGTTCGCTTCCGGTGAGGCCGTGGTGGCCGGAACCAGGGTCGGTGGCCGCCATTACCTGAAGTTCACGCTCCTCAATGCCGAGGCCACCCTTGGTGACATCGCCGGAATCATCAACCTCCTGCGCCGCACCGGGGCGGGGCTGCTGCGGAACGGGGCAGTACGGAACGGGGCAGGCGCATGA
- a CDS encoding NAD(P)/FAD-dependent oxidoreductase produces the protein MADNQDTNFDVAVIGGGPAGLSAGIALARALRSVVVIDAGEQRNLGAESVHGFLSREGTSPRDLIAAGREELARYGGMMASGFVRSASRLEDQFVLTMDDGSTRTARRLLIASGIVDELPDLPGVSDRWGRDVLYCPYCHGWEVRDQRIGVLAADSHSVMQALTFRQWSPDVTLLLNDALELSPGQEEQLAARSVRVVEGKVRALEIREDRLAGAALDGGGTVDLDVLVVSPATMSKAHMLQRLGLEPAALQEGPGSRLEADESGRTSSPGVWAAGNAVDVSAQVMTAAAAGLRAAEAINADLVMADTRRAVEAARVPAGQ, from the coding sequence GTGGCGGATAACCAGGACACCAATTTCGACGTGGCTGTCATTGGCGGGGGACCGGCGGGGCTGAGCGCGGGCATAGCCCTGGCACGGGCACTGCGTTCGGTGGTGGTGATCGACGCCGGTGAACAGCGCAACCTCGGGGCGGAAAGCGTCCACGGATTCCTCAGCCGGGAGGGGACGAGCCCGCGGGACCTGATCGCAGCCGGCAGGGAAGAGCTGGCCCGGTACGGCGGGATGATGGCTTCGGGGTTTGTCCGGTCAGCAAGCCGCTTGGAAGACCAGTTCGTCCTAACCATGGACGATGGCTCCACCCGGACTGCCCGGCGCCTGCTGATCGCGTCAGGAATTGTGGATGAGCTGCCGGACCTTCCCGGAGTCTCCGACCGCTGGGGACGGGACGTGCTGTACTGCCCGTACTGCCACGGCTGGGAGGTCCGCGATCAAAGAATCGGGGTCTTGGCGGCCGATTCCCACTCCGTCATGCAGGCCTTGACGTTCCGGCAGTGGAGTCCGGACGTGACCTTGCTGCTGAACGACGCCCTGGAGCTCAGCCCGGGCCAGGAGGAACAGCTGGCGGCGCGGTCCGTCCGTGTGGTGGAGGGAAAGGTCCGGGCGCTGGAGATCCGGGAGGACCGGCTCGCCGGCGCCGCCCTGGATGGCGGCGGGACGGTGGACCTGGACGTGCTGGTGGTCAGTCCGGCCACCATGAGCAAAGCCCACATGCTCCAGCGGCTGGGGCTGGAACCGGCCGCCCTCCAGGAAGGCCCGGGGAGCCGCCTGGAGGCCGACGAAAGCGGCCGGACATCCTCCCCGGGAGTGTGGGCCGCCGGGAACGCCGTGGACGTTTCGGCCCAGGTCATGACGGCGGCCGCAGCGGGCCTCCGGGCGGCAGAGGCCATCAATGCAGACCTGGTCATGGCGGACACGCGGCGCGCTGTTGAGGCCGCCCGCGTTCCTGCGGGGCAGTAG